The following are encoded together in the Chloroflexota bacterium genome:
- a CDS encoding Ldh family oxidoreductase, with protein sequence MPPDEYVRIPEADLRDFDLGLLQGLGLSSDHAGILADNLIAADMRGVRTHGHVMLPKYCKEIRRGSTNAEAQPHIVSETPATVHVDGDRAPGAVAGHFTMQAVIRKAGASGAATGFTRGSNHFGAAAHFAMMALPHGMIGFAATNAGPTMFPFGGRKRMVGNNPIAFAIPAARERPIVLDMAMSVSANSRVAIAERLGQTVPDGWILDRHGQPSRDPADLAEGSGVSIGGPKGIGLAQVVDLLAGVLAGASFGPKVGRQQPDGSHGDTGHWFHAIDIAAFMPPDVFTALVDQQIALFHECDRVEGTSRIYVPGEIEWERFDESRELGVPLLPFVVDDLNAEAGQTGSSERL encoded by the coding sequence ATGCCGCCTGACGAATACGTTCGCATCCCGGAGGCAGACCTTCGGGACTTTGACCTAGGGCTGCTGCAGGGGCTGGGGCTCAGCTCCGACCATGCCGGCATCCTGGCCGACAACCTCATCGCCGCCGACATGCGCGGCGTCCGCACCCATGGCCACGTGATGCTGCCGAAGTACTGCAAGGAGATCCGCCGCGGGTCCACCAACGCCGAGGCTCAGCCGCACATCGTGAGCGAAACGCCCGCGACGGTGCACGTGGATGGCGACCGCGCGCCTGGTGCGGTGGCGGGCCACTTCACCATGCAGGCGGTCATTCGGAAAGCCGGCGCCAGCGGGGCAGCCACCGGATTCACCAGGGGGAGCAACCATTTCGGCGCGGCCGCCCACTTCGCCATGATGGCGCTCCCGCACGGGATGATCGGGTTCGCCGCCACAAACGCCGGGCCCACGATGTTCCCGTTTGGCGGGCGGAAGCGAATGGTCGGCAACAACCCCATCGCCTTCGCCATTCCCGCGGCTCGTGAGCGCCCCATCGTGCTGGACATGGCGATGTCCGTCTCGGCCAACTCGCGCGTCGCGATTGCCGAACGCTTGGGGCAGACAGTGCCCGACGGCTGGATCTTGGACCGCCATGGTCAGCCGAGCAGGGATCCCGCCGATCTTGCCGAGGGATCCGGCGTCTCCATCGGCGGACCCAAGGGCATTGGCCTGGCGCAGGTGGTCGATCTCCTGGCCGGCGTCCTGGCCGGCGCCAGCTTTGGACCAAAGGTCGGGCGTCAGCAGCCCGATGGGAGCCACGGCGACACCGGGCACTGGTTTCACGCCATCGACATCGCGGCCTTCATGCCGCCTGACGTGTTCACGGCCCTCGTCGATCAGCAGATCGCGCTGTTCCATGAGTGCGACCGTGTGGAAGGCACGTCGCGCATCTACGTGCCCGGCGAGATCGAGTGGGAGCGCTTCGATGAATCGCGCGAGCTGGGCGTGCCGCTGCTTCCATTCGTGGTCGACGACCTCAACGCGGAAGCCGGGCAAACCGGCTCGTCCGAGCGGCTCTAG
- a CDS encoding 4-hydroxy-3-methylbut-2-enyl diphosphate reductase: MDVLRITPRGFCHGVVDAIRLAQEAGQTHEGPVYMLGYLVHNAHVVQELAQYNVKLIDLDDRFAGLEKIESGTVILTAHGVSPAVKSRAMDRGLTVIDATCSDVYVTHDLIIDLVDKGYEIIYVGKPGHPEPEGAIGEAPDHVHLVSSTDDVAKLDLDAKHIAVTTQTTLSVWDTEDIISSILDKYPDAEVHNDICLATQDRQEAAVAAADECDLVLVVGSSRSSNSRRLVEVVRDIKGKPAHLVDTVAEIDLEWFVDTKRVGITAGASTPARLTREVIEFVEAYEPAITAPNGDDARA, from the coding sequence ATGGACGTTCTGCGAATAACGCCGCGGGGCTTCTGCCATGGCGTCGTGGACGCCATCCGCCTGGCGCAGGAGGCCGGTCAAACGCACGAGGGCCCCGTGTACATGCTGGGCTACCTGGTGCACAACGCCCACGTGGTGCAAGAGCTGGCCCAATACAACGTGAAGCTGATCGACCTGGACGATCGGTTTGCGGGGCTGGAGAAGATCGAAAGCGGCACGGTGATCCTCACGGCGCACGGCGTTTCGCCGGCGGTGAAATCCCGGGCGATGGACCGCGGGCTGACGGTGATCGACGCTACCTGCTCCGACGTCTACGTGACGCACGACCTGATCATCGACCTGGTCGACAAGGGCTACGAGATCATCTACGTGGGCAAGCCGGGCCATCCCGAGCCGGAAGGGGCGATCGGCGAAGCGCCCGATCACGTGCATCTGGTCTCGTCGACGGACGACGTGGCCAAGCTCGATCTCGACGCGAAGCACATCGCCGTGACCACGCAAACCACGTTGAGCGTGTGGGACACCGAGGACATCATCTCCAGCATTCTGGACAAATACCCCGACGCCGAGGTGCACAACGACATTTGCCTGGCGACCCAGGACCGCCAGGAAGCGGCCGTTGCCGCCGCCGACGAGTGCGATCTGGTGCTGGTGGTGGGAAGCTCGCGCAGCTCCAACTCACGGCGCCTGGTCGAGGTGGTGCGGGACATCAAGGGCAAGCCCGCGCACCTGGTGGACACCGTCGCCGAGATCGACCTGGAGTGGTTTGTTGATACGAAACGAGTGGGGATCACGGCGGGGGCGTCCACGCCCGCGCGCCTGACCCGCGAGGTGATCGAGTTCGTGGAGGCCTACGAGCCCGCGATCACGGCCCCCAACGGAGACGACGCCCGCGCCTAG
- a CDS encoding thioredoxin domain-containing protein: MGSRVPNRLAAESSPYLLQHQHNPVDWFPWGEEALAKARDESRPIFLSIGYAACHWCHVMEHESFEDDDTAAYLNEHFVSIKVDREERPDLDQIYMSAVTAITGHGGWPMTVFLMPDGRPFHGGTYFPPEPRYGMPSFLQLLKQVWEAWVIRRDDLDNGAQQLAEALQRVQVGASPSELTEHKLGQAGRVLAASHDRQHGGWGAAPKFPQPMALEFLLRRHVATGEGLLLEVVERSLTKMARGGIYDQLGGGFHRYSVDAEWLAPHFEKMLYDNAQLARVYLHAWQVTGNPEYRAVVEATLDYVAREMTHPDGGFFSTQDADSEGEEGKFFVWSLAEVDELLGDDAPLFRDAYDVTRGGNWEGKTILRRVRDADVLASMHGLAVEEVEARLALGRSALLERREGRIRPGLDDKVLTAWNGMMLATVADAARVLDREDYREMAVRAGEFALRELRRPNGRLWRTWRNGQAKLNGYLEDYACLASGLVELYQTTFDPRWFEAACELADAMLAHFADPAGGFFDTSEDHETLITRPKDVQDNATPSGNAMAATVLAQLAALTGEARFADAVARALPLVGRFAGEHATGFGQWLCAADFTLAGAHEVAIVGDLQDPGTRELIDTAFATYRPRQVVAAAAPSESTAVPLLVGRPPVNGAATAYVCRNFACELPVTDAAGLAAQLAG, encoded by the coding sequence ATGGGTTCCCGTGTGCCGAATCGCCTCGCCGCCGAGTCCAGCCCTTATCTCCTGCAGCATCAGCACAACCCGGTGGATTGGTTTCCCTGGGGCGAGGAGGCGCTGGCCAAGGCGCGCGACGAGAGCCGGCCGATCTTCCTGAGCATCGGCTACGCGGCCTGCCACTGGTGCCACGTGATGGAGCACGAGTCGTTCGAGGACGACGACACGGCGGCCTATCTGAACGAGCACTTCGTCTCGATCAAGGTGGACCGCGAGGAGCGGCCCGACCTGGATCAGATCTACATGAGCGCGGTCACGGCGATCACGGGGCACGGGGGATGGCCGATGACGGTGTTCCTGATGCCCGACGGGCGGCCGTTCCACGGCGGCACCTACTTCCCGCCCGAGCCGCGCTACGGCATGCCGTCGTTCCTCCAATTGTTGAAGCAGGTGTGGGAAGCCTGGGTGATTCGGCGCGACGACCTGGACAACGGCGCCCAGCAACTCGCGGAGGCGCTGCAGCGCGTGCAAGTGGGCGCGTCGCCGAGCGAGCTCACGGAGCACAAGCTCGGTCAGGCCGGCCGGGTGCTGGCGGCGAGCCACGACCGGCAGCACGGAGGCTGGGGGGCGGCGCCCAAATTCCCGCAGCCCATGGCGCTCGAGTTCCTGCTGCGACGGCACGTGGCCACAGGCGAAGGGTTGCTGTTGGAGGTGGTGGAGCGTTCCCTGACGAAGATGGCGCGCGGCGGCATCTACGACCAGCTCGGCGGCGGCTTCCATCGCTACAGCGTTGACGCCGAGTGGCTGGCGCCGCATTTCGAAAAGATGCTCTACGACAACGCCCAGCTGGCGCGGGTGTACCTGCACGCCTGGCAGGTGACGGGCAATCCCGAGTACCGGGCGGTCGTCGAAGCGACGCTGGACTACGTGGCGCGCGAGATGACGCACCCGGACGGCGGGTTCTTCAGCACGCAGGACGCCGACTCGGAAGGCGAGGAGGGCAAGTTCTTCGTCTGGTCGCTGGCCGAGGTGGATGAGCTGTTAGGAGACGACGCGCCTCTCTTCCGCGACGCGTACGACGTGACGCGAGGCGGCAATTGGGAGGGCAAGACCATCCTGCGGCGGGTGCGCGACGCGGACGTGCTGGCGTCGATGCACGGTCTGGCGGTCGAGGAGGTCGAGGCGCGTCTGGCGCTGGGACGGTCAGCACTGTTGGAGCGGCGCGAAGGCCGCATCCGGCCCGGCTTGGACGACAAGGTGCTGACGGCGTGGAACGGCATGATGCTGGCGACCGTGGCGGACGCGGCGCGGGTGCTCGATCGCGAGGACTACCGCGAGATGGCGGTGCGCGCCGGCGAGTTTGCGCTGCGCGAGCTGCGCCGTCCCAATGGACGCTTGTGGCGCACCTGGCGCAACGGGCAGGCCAAGCTGAACGGCTATCTGGAGGACTACGCGTGCCTCGCCTCGGGCCTGGTGGAGCTTTACCAGACGACTTTCGATCCGAGGTGGTTTGAGGCCGCGTGCGAGCTGGCCGACGCCATGCTGGCGCACTTCGCGGATCCGGCAGGGGGCTTCTTCGACACCAGCGAGGACCACGAAACGCTGATCACCCGACCCAAGGACGTCCAGGACAACGCCACGCCTTCGGGCAACGCGATGGCGGCGACGGTGTTGGCACAGCTTGCCGCGCTGACGGGGGAAGCAAGATTTGCCGATGCGGTGGCGCGGGCGCTGCCGCTGGTTGGACGATTCGCCGGCGAGCATGCCACCGGGTTCGGACAGTGGCTGTGCGCGGCCGACTTTACGCTCGCGGGCGCCCACGAAGTCGCGATCGTGGGCGACCTTCAGGATCCCGGTACGCGCGAGCTCATCGACACCGCGTTCGCCACCTACCGACCCCGCCAGGTGGTCGCGGCGGCGGCGCCTTCCGAGTCGACCGCGGTGCCGCTGTTGGTCGGTCGGCCGCCGGTCAATGGGGCGGCGACGGCCTATGTGTGCCGCAACTTCGCCTGCGAATTGCCGGTCACGGATGCCGCCGGACTCGCGGCGCAACTGGCCGGATAG
- a CDS encoding SDR family NAD(P)-dependent oxidoreductase: protein MTLSGKRALVTGGSRGVGAATVEMLAERGASVAVNYARSKDRADEVVDKARAHGVAAVPIAADVSSPTAARALVADAVDALGGLDILVNNAAVTRFSDILNLDSVEDEAWDVIFATNVQGLFNVTRAAAPHLRAGGAGVVVNVGSVAGIGDSGSSIPYCASKAAVHSLTRTLARALAPDVRVNCVAPGFINTEWHYDHPDPTYADTNRERARTGTYLQRVCEPEDVADAIMGFVVHNRLATGQVLMVHGGKPV from the coding sequence ATGACGCTCAGCGGCAAACGCGCCCTGGTAACCGGAGGCAGCCGCGGCGTCGGCGCCGCCACGGTCGAGATGCTGGCCGAGCGCGGCGCCTCCGTCGCCGTGAACTACGCGCGTTCGAAGGACCGTGCCGACGAAGTTGTGGACAAGGCCCGCGCCCACGGCGTGGCCGCCGTGCCGATTGCGGCGGACGTCAGCTCGCCGACTGCCGCGCGAGCGCTCGTCGCCGACGCGGTCGACGCCCTGGGCGGCCTCGACATCCTGGTCAACAACGCCGCGGTCACCCGCTTCAGCGACATCCTGAACCTCGACAGCGTGGAGGATGAAGCCTGGGACGTCATCTTTGCCACCAACGTCCAGGGGCTGTTCAACGTCACCCGCGCCGCCGCGCCGCACCTGCGCGCCGGCGGGGCGGGCGTGGTCGTGAACGTGGGGTCCGTCGCCGGCATCGGCGACTCCGGCAGCTCGATCCCCTACTGCGCCTCGAAGGCGGCGGTGCACAGCCTCACCCGCACCCTCGCTCGGGCGCTGGCTCCCGATGTGCGCGTTAACTGCGTCGCGCCCGGATTCATCAACACCGAGTGGCACTACGACCATCCCGACCCCACGTACGCCGACACCAACCGCGAGCGAGCCCGCACCGGCACCTATCTCCAGCGCGTCTGCGAGCCCGAGGACGTGGCCGACGCGATCATGGGCTTCGTGGTCCACAACCGTCTGGCCACCGGACAAGTGCTCATGGTCCACGGCGGCAAGCCGGTTTAG